One Thermicanus aegyptius DSM 12793 DNA segment encodes these proteins:
- a CDS encoding S-layer homology domain-containing protein: MKNFRNFLFLTLVCILLFGFSGWASAAGGMKRAVSADGRGQLMLDFNDIQEAEWAAISIAKMKTKNVFQGFKDGTFRPNQPVTRVEAIVTAVRLLGLENEAKAKSPDTKLHFKDAEQIDKKFPWAKGYIIVALENGLFDASEDKIQPEKPASRVWVAGLLVKALGLQSEALHEMTKIPNFTDADQIPAGSIGYVNVAVEKKMINGYSDGTFQPNKNVTRAEMAALLDRTDDGLLENAGAFKVSGVIKNIQFNVTGSVYNSDTVTDQVYDSVNGEITLTTDGQDSLTYGISSELLVEYHNKLIRADQLAVNDYVRLLVLGETVKEAVLLDPKQNDESEEKDDEQDEEDQPTSTSDIGIRQFELEVKLSDKGKVELDYKNKDGHAEAELKIASKNEQQKMEGQKAVNAIEKLLTNAGISENMDKKEIADKILSALNVDQNNVKELKLKIKFSSGKEVKVEIKNDGGKDDNEEDD, encoded by the coding sequence ATGAAGAATTTTAGAAATTTCCTGTTTTTGACGTTGGTCTGCATCCTGCTGTTCGGCTTTTCCGGTTGGGCGTCGGCAGCAGGCGGAATGAAAAGAGCCGTTTCGGCGGACGGAAGAGGGCAGCTTATGCTCGATTTTAATGATATCCAAGAAGCGGAATGGGCCGCTATATCGATTGCCAAAATGAAAACAAAAAACGTCTTTCAAGGCTTCAAAGACGGCACATTCAGGCCGAATCAACCGGTAACCCGGGTTGAGGCGATTGTGACGGCTGTCCGGTTATTGGGACTCGAAAACGAAGCCAAAGCCAAATCTCCAGATACGAAGCTCCATTTTAAAGATGCCGAACAGATCGACAAAAAGTTCCCCTGGGCTAAAGGGTATATTATTGTTGCCCTGGAGAATGGTCTCTTCGATGCTTCCGAAGACAAGATTCAACCGGAGAAGCCCGCGAGCAGAGTATGGGTAGCGGGTCTGCTCGTGAAAGCCCTGGGGTTGCAATCGGAAGCGCTTCACGAGATGACTAAAATTCCCAATTTCACCGATGCGGACCAAATCCCCGCCGGTTCCATCGGTTACGTCAATGTAGCTGTGGAAAAGAAAATGATCAACGGTTATTCGGACGGTACTTTTCAACCCAATAAAAATGTAACGCGCGCCGAGATGGCGGCGTTACTGGACAGAACCGATGACGGATTGCTCGAAAATGCCGGTGCCTTTAAAGTAAGTGGAGTGATTAAAAACATACAATTTAACGTAACCGGCAGTGTCTACAATTCGGATACGGTAACCGATCAAGTCTACGATTCTGTCAATGGCGAGATTACCCTTACAACGGACGGTCAAGATTCGTTAACCTACGGCATCTCTTCCGAACTTCTCGTAGAATACCATAACAAATTGATCCGTGCCGATCAGCTAGCCGTAAATGACTATGTTCGCTTGCTCGTATTGGGAGAAACAGTGAAAGAAGCCGTTTTGTTAGACCCGAAACAAAATGATGAATCGGAAGAAAAGGATGACGAACAGGATGAAGAGGACCAACCAACCTCCACCTCTGATATAGGCATTCGTCAATTCGAACTGGAAGTGAAACTATCTGACAAAGGGAAAGTGGAACTGGATTACAAAAACAAAGATGGCCATGCAGAGGCTGAACTGAAAATTGCATCCAAAAATGAGCAACAGAAGATGGAAGGTCAAAAAGCCGTTAATGCCATTGAAAAATTACTAACCAATGCGGGCATCTCCGAAAATATGGACAAAAAAGAGATCGCCGACAAGATTTTATCCGCTTTAAATGTAGATCAAAACAACGTTAAAGAATTAAAGCTAAAAATCAAATTTTCGAGCGGAAAAGAAGTAAAAGTAGAGATTAAGAATGACGGCGGCAAAGATGACAATGAGGAGGATGATTAG
- a CDS encoding anti-sigma-I factor RsgI family protein — protein sequence MMHGTVMKITEQCIVVLCEDGKFRNLPHPPVMPKLGEIIPVPDAEITIKRNRWQRFKKYGMIAAAFLFLIGITILVKLMEISSQPVALVAIDINPGFELFVDGKGKVEKAVPVNDDAKWIMSEEQLIGKEFYTAVRFIVKKAEERGFLDTQTDKRWIWISVVDFGKAAFDVDTKKIIAGDQDYKIKMFDANEHQMEQAKKARLTLNKYIVYEQAKRKGIELSVEELRTHSIVSSLIRAGIPPEQFFEKNSDEKSSIINQKAEQISDNNSIREEKPSDDTQKVVQPIQSDTTYPLPKEQSKKQTGETTPAADRPEIKQRKTKDENQDHPASERTERPEPKPDAQNAENPSSEQKKAAIELNNPIYGQEKTSQEEKSDKEKEKEKDNQEKDNQEKDSKEKDSKEKDSKEKDSKEKDSKEKDNMEKDNEGEKESSGNEGD from the coding sequence ATGATGCATGGTACCGTCATGAAAATAACCGAACAATGTATCGTCGTCCTCTGTGAAGACGGGAAGTTCCGCAATTTACCCCACCCGCCTGTCATGCCGAAATTGGGAGAGATCATCCCGGTACCCGATGCGGAGATAACCATAAAGCGCAATCGATGGCAGAGGTTTAAAAAATATGGAATGATTGCCGCCGCTTTTTTGTTTCTTATCGGCATTACCATACTGGTAAAGCTTATGGAAATCTCGTCTCAACCGGTGGCTCTAGTCGCGATCGACATTAATCCGGGGTTTGAGCTTTTCGTTGACGGAAAGGGAAAAGTCGAAAAAGCCGTTCCGGTGAACGATGACGCGAAATGGATCATGTCGGAAGAGCAATTAATAGGGAAAGAATTTTATACAGCCGTCAGGTTCATCGTCAAGAAAGCGGAAGAACGAGGTTTTTTGGATACTCAAACGGATAAGAGGTGGATCTGGATATCCGTTGTTGATTTCGGCAAGGCTGCCTTTGATGTAGATACCAAAAAAATCATCGCAGGGGATCAAGATTACAAAATCAAAATGTTCGATGCAAATGAACATCAGATGGAACAAGCGAAAAAAGCAAGGTTAACGCTGAACAAATACATCGTATACGAACAGGCCAAACGTAAGGGGATTGAATTAAGCGTGGAGGAATTGCGCACGCATTCGATTGTCTCCTCTCTTATCCGCGCGGGAATTCCCCCGGAACAATTTTTCGAAAAAAATTCCGATGAGAAGAGTTCAATAATCAATCAGAAAGCGGAACAGATTTCCGATAACAACTCAATCCGGGAAGAGAAGCCTTCCGACGACACGCAGAAGGTAGTGCAGCCGATTCAATCGGACACAACTTACCCATTGCCTAAAGAGCAATCGAAGAAGCAAACCGGTGAGACAACGCCCGCAGCCGATCGGCCCGAGATAAAGCAAAGGAAAACGAAAGACGAAAATCAAGATCATCCGGCATCCGAACGCACGGAAAGACCTGAACCCAAACCGGACGCTCAGAACGCAGAGAATCCATCTTCCGAACAGAAAAAAGCGGCGATCGAACTGAATAACCCCATATATGGCCAGGAAAAAACATCCCAAGAGGAAAAAAGCGATAAGGAAAAGGAGAAAGAAAAGGACAATCAGGAGAAGGACAATCAGGAAAAGGACAGTAAGGAGAAAGACAGTAAGGAGAAAGACAGTAAGGAGAAAGACAGTAAGGAGAAAGACAGTAAGGAGAAAGACAATATGGAGAAAGACAACGAAGGGGAAAAAGAAAGCAGCGGAAATGAGGGCGACTAG
- the sigI gene encoding RNA polymerase sigma-I factor: MDRSIEKIVLDIQKGNSQNREWLIGQYRPFILRSVRRICKRKVEWNDDEASIGLIAFNEAIDRYDSSRGKTFDHFAFMMIRRRLIDEFRKQGKISKSESLVLDNNDEFELTAGEIAGSLEIYAQQESAAALAQELTLYDERLQEYGIRLEELEECSPSHQDTRKQLIRIAKRFCDYPEMKLYLERTKHLPLKEMMRYAGVSKKTLERHRKYLIALILIFSCDEFVRIRNTISFSEIGE, translated from the coding sequence ATGGACAGATCCATCGAAAAAATTGTATTGGACATTCAGAAAGGGAACAGCCAAAACAGAGAATGGTTGATCGGGCAGTACCGCCCCTTTATCCTCCGTTCGGTCCGCCGGATTTGCAAGCGCAAGGTCGAATGGAATGATGACGAGGCGAGCATCGGTCTGATCGCTTTCAACGAAGCCATCGACCGATACGACTCGTCGCGTGGAAAAACATTCGATCATTTTGCCTTCATGATGATACGCCGCCGTCTCATCGACGAATTTCGCAAACAGGGCAAAATCTCCAAGTCCGAAAGCTTGGTGTTGGACAACAACGACGAGTTTGAATTGACCGCCGGAGAAATTGCCGGTTCCTTGGAGATTTACGCGCAGCAGGAATCCGCAGCGGCTTTAGCCCAGGAACTGACCCTGTACGATGAACGGCTGCAGGAATATGGCATACGGCTCGAAGAATTGGAGGAATGTTCCCCAAGCCACCAGGATACCAGGAAACAGCTCATTCGAATAGCCAAGCGTTTTTGCGACTATCCCGAAATGAAGCTTTATTTGGAGAGAACGAAACATCTTCCTTTGAAAGAGATGATGCGGTATGCGGGAGTCAGCAAAAAGACGTTGGAAAGACACCGAAAATATTTGATCGCCCTGATCTTGATTTTTTCCTGTGATGAATTCGTCCGTATTCGCAATACGATCTCATTTTCGGAGATAGGAGAGTGA
- a CDS encoding DUF1641 domain-containing protein, with protein sequence MENGKGGVMEAPVDQLLVEKLSDPVIIGQLIRLLDKLENVTFLMDMVEGFLRRGPEIADSVNELVVLLRKNWSRPEYSSRVESAFLALRRLQEFLDSPQVQALFKSDVLDVRSVQLVGKVARSMIRATQETEQTEAKRMGLFGLMKAVNDPEIQPAVHFMINFARNFSKELKDA encoded by the coding sequence GTGGAAAACGGAAAAGGAGGAGTTATGGAGGCACCTGTCGATCAGTTGCTGGTAGAAAAGCTTTCGGATCCGGTGATCATCGGGCAGTTGATCCGCCTGCTCGATAAGTTGGAGAATGTGACGTTTTTGATGGACATGGTGGAGGGCTTTTTACGCCGTGGACCGGAAATTGCGGATTCGGTAAACGAACTGGTCGTTCTTCTCCGCAAGAATTGGTCCCGTCCCGAATACAGCTCCCGTGTTGAAAGCGCTTTTTTGGCCCTTCGTCGGTTGCAGGAATTCCTTGATTCTCCCCAAGTTCAGGCGTTGTTTAAATCCGATGTCTTAGATGTACGGTCGGTGCAACTGGTAGGGAAAGTGGCACGTTCGATGATACGGGCTACGCAGGAGACTGAACAAACGGAGGCGAAACGCATGGGCCTTTTTGGACTGATGAAGGCGGTGAACGATCCGGAGATCCAACCGGCAGTTCATTTTATGATCAATTTTGCACGTAACTTTTCGAAGGAACTGAAAGATGCATGA
- a CDS encoding hydrogenase maturation nickel metallochaperone HypA, giving the protein MHELSIAYSLAEIAVEAAEEAGLKQVKALYVKLGVLSGVAKEALLFSFDVAIQGTPLEGARLIVEEVPVKVFCPDCQEARILPAPFPMRCPVCGGKTGQVLEGREMELSALEGGDSNAGDGIYPADCGNSSEYPEEK; this is encoded by the coding sequence ATGCATGAACTTTCCATCGCCTACAGCTTAGCGGAAATCGCCGTGGAAGCGGCGGAGGAAGCAGGATTGAAACAGGTGAAAGCCCTTTACGTGAAACTGGGTGTCTTGTCGGGGGTGGCAAAAGAGGCGTTGCTCTTTTCCTTTGATGTAGCAATCCAAGGGACACCTTTGGAAGGGGCAAGGCTTATCGTGGAAGAGGTTCCTGTAAAGGTGTTCTGCCCGGACTGTCAAGAAGCGCGTATTTTGCCTGCACCTTTTCCCATGCGGTGTCCGGTTTGTGGAGGGAAAACCGGTCAGGTGCTGGAGGGGCGGGAGATGGAGTTATCGGCCCTGGAGGGAGGCGATTCGAATGCAGGAGACGGCATCTACCCCGCGGATTGTGGAAATTCGTCAGAATATCCTGAAGAAAAATGA
- the hypB gene encoding hydrogenase nickel incorporation protein HypB: protein MQETASTPRIVEIRQNILKKNDLLAARLRKRFHQAGVYVVNLVSSPGAGKTTFLTEVLSRLAERYKVAALVGDLATDHDAERLRQSGARVKQITTGTVCHLEAEMIERSLEDWDLSDIDFLFIENVGNLVCPAGYDLGENRRVVLFSVTEGEDKPMKYPTIVNSADESIITKMDMAELAGFQRDRFYDSIYKVRPGISVYEVSARTGEGIGEWISRLEAEKRAFQQRAGTL from the coding sequence ATGCAGGAGACGGCATCTACCCCGCGGATTGTGGAAATTCGTCAGAATATCCTGAAGAAAAATGATCTTCTCGCCGCTCGGTTGAGAAAGCGGTTTCATCAAGCGGGAGTGTACGTGGTTAATTTGGTCTCCAGCCCGGGAGCTGGAAAGACGACTTTTTTGACGGAAGTGTTGAGCCGCCTGGCCGAACGGTACAAGGTGGCGGCTTTGGTAGGTGATTTGGCCACCGATCATGACGCGGAACGCTTGCGCCAAAGCGGAGCGAGGGTAAAGCAGATTACCACCGGGACGGTTTGTCACCTTGAGGCGGAGATGATTGAAAGGAGCCTGGAAGACTGGGACTTGTCGGACATCGATTTTCTCTTTATCGAAAATGTCGGCAATCTCGTCTGCCCCGCCGGTTACGATCTGGGAGAAAACCGTCGTGTCGTCCTTTTTTCGGTGACGGAGGGGGAAGACAAACCGATGAAGTACCCCACCATCGTAAACAGCGCCGACGAGTCGATCATTACAAAGATGGATATGGCCGAGTTGGCCGGTTTTCAACGGGATCGCTTCTATGATTCGATCTACAAGGTCAGACCCGGCATTTCCGTCTATGAAGTTTCCGCCCGAACCGGGGAGGGTATCGGGGAGTGGATCTCCCGTTTAGAGGCGGAGAAAAGGGCATTTCAACAAAGAGCAGGCACATTGTGA
- a CDS encoding hydrogenase, whose protein sequence is MANLLWMHGGACNGNTQSFLNADEPTVIDLVVDFGINILYHHSVSMEFGNQVRRLYEEILQDEIPLDILVVEGTIIQGPNGTGRYDMLFDRPKKEWIWELAHKAQYVVAIGDCACWGGIPATKPNPSESIGLQYLKGERGGFLGSHFRSKAGLPVINIPGCPAHPDWVTQILVAVATGRAGDVLLDELQRPQTFFKTFTQTGCTRVQYFEWKEPVEEFGQGTRKGCLFYEQGCRGPVTHSPCNRILWNRQSSKTRAGMPCIGCTEPQFPFFDLAPGTVFKTQKIFGSIPKEVPQDIDPLSYSVHAAIARSVAPKWAKEEMFVP, encoded by the coding sequence GTGGCCAATCTTCTTTGGATGCACGGCGGTGCATGCAATGGGAACACGCAATCGTTTTTAAATGCGGATGAGCCGACGGTGATTGATTTGGTTGTCGATTTCGGCATCAACATCCTGTATCATCATTCCGTTTCCATGGAATTTGGCAATCAGGTGCGCCGTTTGTACGAGGAGATTCTTCAGGATGAAATTCCCTTGGATATTCTGGTTGTGGAGGGGACGATCATTCAAGGGCCAAACGGAACGGGCCGCTACGATATGCTTTTCGATCGGCCGAAAAAAGAGTGGATCTGGGAGTTGGCCCATAAGGCACAGTACGTGGTTGCCATCGGCGACTGCGCCTGTTGGGGAGGCATACCGGCGACCAAACCGAATCCGTCCGAATCGATTGGTCTTCAATATTTAAAAGGGGAGCGGGGCGGATTTCTCGGCAGTCATTTCCGTTCAAAGGCGGGGTTGCCCGTCATTAATATTCCGGGCTGTCCTGCCCATCCCGATTGGGTGACGCAAATCCTTGTCGCCGTGGCCACCGGCCGTGCAGGAGACGTGCTTCTGGACGAACTACAGCGGCCGCAAACTTTCTTTAAGACCTTTACCCAAACAGGTTGTACCCGGGTACAGTATTTTGAATGGAAAGAACCGGTAGAAGAGTTCGGACAGGGGACGCGCAAAGGATGCCTCTTCTATGAACAGGGATGTCGGGGACCGGTAACCCATTCCCCCTGCAACCGCATTCTCTGGAACCGCCAATCTTCCAAGACCAGGGCGGGGATGCCTTGCATCGGCTGTACGGAGCCCCAGTTCCCGTTCTTCGATCTGGCGCCGGGTACGGTCTTTAAGACTCAAAAGATCTTCGGCTCCATTCCCAAGGAAGTACCGCAAGACATCGATCCGTTAAGCTATTCCGTCCATGCGGCCATCGCCCGATCTGTAGCCCCGAAGTGGGCGAAGGAAGAGATGTTCGTGCCGTAG